One stretch of Cygnus olor isolate bCygOlo1 chromosome 1, bCygOlo1.pri.v2, whole genome shotgun sequence DNA includes these proteins:
- the PGR gene encoding progesterone receptor, giving the protein MTEVKAKEPGAPSSARDGAVLLQGHPGRGEAEAIDIALDGLLYPRSSDEEEEDEEEEEEEEEEERRRQQRQPGEEDRDSLSYRPGSGSLPDKDALDSVLDTFLTPAAHAWSFLGPEVPEAPGAPMSRGPEPKSAESAAGAPAASPPQPPPRLWPGGDALTAALKPPPGTEGPAATPRGKAPGLGALAPQERPFPAGSRRPEQGSGSGGSLASAPAASPTAAEQEPGAAPGACPGQDYLHVPILPLNSAYLASRTRQLLDVEAAYEGSAFGPRTSPSAPAPDFADYGYPPADGKEGSFAYGDLQPALKIKEEAVGLPAPYLGGKATSADYPQPPRAVQEPSLECVLYKTEASLLPAAYGPPALPDSLPSTSASAAPPGLYPPLGLNGHQPLGFPAAVLKEGLPQLCPPYLGYVRPDTESSQSSQYSFESLPQKICLICGDEASGCHYGVLTCGSCKVFFKRAMEGQHNYLCAGRNDCIVDKIRRKNCPACRLRKCCQAGMVLGGRKFKKFNKVKVVRTLDVALQQPATLQDESQSLTQRLSFSPNQEIQFVPPMISVLRGIEPEVVYAGYDNTKPETPSSLLTSLNHLCERQLLCVVKWSKLLPGFRNLHIDDQITLIQYSWMSLMVFAMGWRSYKHVSGQMLYFAPDLILNEQRMKESSFYSLCLSMWQLPQEFVRLQVSQEEFLCMKALLLLNTIPLEGLRSQSQFDEMRTSYIRELVKAIGLRQKGVVANSQRFYQLTKLMDSMHDLVKQLHLFCLNTFLQSRALSVEFPEMMSEVIAAQLPKILAGMVKPLLFHKK; this is encoded by the exons ATGACCGAGGTGAAGGCCAAGGAGCCCGGAGCGCCTTCGTCCGCCCGAGACGGGGCggtcctgctgcagggccacCCCGGCCGCGGGGAAGCGGAGGCCATCGACATCGCCCTGGACGGGCTGCTCTACCCAAGGAGCAgcgacgaggaggaggaggacgaggaggaggaggaggaagaggaggaggaagagcggcggcggcagcaaCGGCAGCCGGGGGAGGAGGACCGGGACTCCCTCTCGTACCGGCCGGGGAGCGGCTCCCTCCCTGACAAGGACGCCCTGGACAGCGTCCTGGACACCTTCCTGACCCCCGCGGCTCATGCCTGGTCCTTCTTGGGGCCGGAGGTCCCGGAGGCTCCCGGCGCCCCCATGAGCCGCGGCCCGGAGCCGAAATCGGCCGAAAGCGCTGCGGGGGCTCCGGCTGCCAGccccccgcagcctcctccGCGGCTTTGGCCGGGGGGGGACGCCCTGACGGCCGCCCTCAAACCGCCCCCGGGCACCGAGGGTCCCGCCGCGACCCCCCGGGGCAAagcccccgggctgggggcgcTGGCCCCCCAGGAGCGCCCCTTCCCCGCCGGCAGCCGCCGGCCGGAACAGGGCTCTGGCTCCGGGGGGAGCCTGGCCTCGGCCCCGGCGGCCTCCCCGACGGCTGCGGAGCAAGAACCGGGAGCGGCACCGGGAGCGTGTCCGGGGCAGGACTACCTGCATGTGCCCATCCTGCCGCTCAACTCTGCCTACCTGGCCTCCCGcaccaggcagctgctggacgTTGAGGCTGCGTACGAGGGCAGCGCCTTCGGGCCCCGCACCTCGCCCTCCGCCCCCGCTCCGGATTTCGCGGATTACGGCTACCCGCCGGCCGACGGCAAGGAGGGATCCTTCGCCTACGGCGACCTCCAGCCCGCCCTGAAGATCAAGGAGGAGGCCGTCGGGCTGCCCGCCCCGTACCTGGGAGGCAAGGCAACCTCCGCCGACtacccgcagcccccccgggccgTCCAGGAGCCTTCGCTGGAGTGCGTCCTCTACAAGACCGaagcctccctgctgcccgcAGCCTACGGGCCGCCGGCGCTGCCCGACAGCCTCCCCTCCACCTCGGCCTCCGCCGCGCCGCCGGGCCTCTACCCGCCGCTGGGCCTCAACGGGCACCAACCCTTGGGCTTCCCGGCGGCCGTGCTGAAGGAGGGcttgccccagctctgcccgcCCTACCTCGGCTACGTGCG gccAGATACAGAATCCAGCCAAAGTTCTCAATACAGTTTTGAATCTCTACCCCAGAAGATTTGTCTCATCTGCGGTGATGAGGCTTCTGGTTGCCACTATGGAGTACTTACCTGTGGAAGTTGTAAAGTCTTCTTTAAAAGGGCAATGGAAG ggcagcacaatTATTTATGTGCTGGAAGAAATGACTGCATAGTTGATAAAATTCGTAGGAAGAATTGTCCAGCATGTCGCTTGAGGAAGTGCTGTCAAGCCGGTATGGTCCTGGGAG gtcgaaaatttaaaaagtttaacAAAGTTAAGGTTGTGAGAACATTAGATGTCGCTCTCCAGCAGCCAGCAACCCTTCAAGATGAAAGCCAATCTCTAACCCAAAGGCTGTCCTTTTCTCCAAATCAAGAAATACAGTTTGTTCCCCCAATGATAAGTGTTTTACGAGGCATTGAGCCAGAAGTTGTCTATGCTGGTTATGACAATACAAAACCTGAAACACCAAGTTCCTTGCTGACCAGTCTCAATCATCTTTGTGAGAGGCAACTTCTTTGTGTAGTCAAGTGGTCAAAATTACTACCAG gATTTCGGAATTTACATATTGATGATCAGATAACTCTCATCCAGTATTCCTGGATGAGTCTAATGGTTTTTGCAATGGGATGGAGATCATACAAACATGTCAGTGGTCAGATGTTATATTTTGCACCAGATCTGATTCTAAATGA ACAGAGGATGAAAGAATCATCGTTCTATTCACTGTGTCTATCCATGTGGCAACTCCCACAGGAATTTGTCAGACTTCAAGTTAGCCAAGAAGAGTTCCTATGTATGAAAGCTCTGTTACTTCTCAATACAA TTCCTTTGGAAGGTCTAAGAAGTCAAAGCCAATTTGATGAGATGAGAACGAGTTACATTAGAGAACTGGTGAAGGCAATTGGTTTGCGCCAGAAAGGCGTTGTGGCCAACTCCCAACGTTTCTATCAACTTACAAAACTGATGGATTCCATGCATGAT